A single Streptomyces sp. Edi2 DNA region contains:
- a CDS encoding class I SAM-dependent RNA methyltransferase has translation MQAEPKKSLVGEEYEVEVGPVAHGGHCIARTDEGQVLFVRHALPGERVIARVTDGEEGARFLRTDAVEILTPSKDRVEAPCPFSGPGKCGGCDWQHAAPGAQRRLKASVIAEQLERLAGLSPDDAHWDGTVEPAPGDKVAKGEVPAWRTRVQYAVDADGHAGLRKHRSHDVEPVTHCMIAAPGVSELGIEKREWPQMATVEAIAATGSNDRQVILTPRPGGRLPIVELDKPVSVLRIGEKDGGVHRVHGRPFVRERAADRTWRVGNGGFWQVHPKAADLLVEAVMQGLMPKKGDMALDLYCGVGLFAGALAERVGDKGAVLGIESGKRAVEDARHNLQDLDRVRIEHGKVEAILPRTGITDVDLVVLDPPRAGAGKKTVTHLASLTPRRIAYVACDPAALARDLKYFAEAGYAPRRMRAFDLFPMTHHVECVVVLEKAAKGA, from the coding sequence ATGCAGGCAGAACCGAAGAAATCGCTGGTCGGCGAGGAGTACGAGGTCGAGGTCGGCCCGGTCGCACACGGCGGCCACTGCATCGCCCGCACCGACGAGGGCCAGGTCCTCTTCGTGCGGCACGCCCTGCCCGGTGAGCGGGTGATCGCCCGCGTCACCGACGGCGAGGAGGGCGCGCGCTTCCTGCGTACCGACGCGGTGGAGATCCTCACCCCCTCCAAGGACCGGGTCGAAGCCCCCTGCCCCTTCTCCGGCCCCGGGAAGTGCGGCGGCTGCGACTGGCAGCACGCCGCTCCCGGCGCACAGCGCCGCCTGAAGGCGTCGGTCATCGCCGAACAGCTGGAACGACTGGCCGGACTGTCGCCGGACGACGCCCACTGGGACGGCACGGTCGAGCCCGCCCCGGGTGACAAGGTCGCCAAGGGCGAGGTCCCCGCCTGGCGCACCCGCGTCCAGTACGCCGTCGACGCCGACGGCCACGCGGGCCTGCGCAAGCACCGCTCGCACGACGTCGAGCCGGTCACCCACTGCATGATCGCCGCCCCGGGTGTCTCCGAACTCGGCATCGAGAAGCGCGAGTGGCCGCAGATGGCGACCGTCGAGGCGATCGCCGCCACCGGCTCGAACGACCGCCAGGTCATCCTCACCCCCCGCCCCGGCGGCCGCCTCCCCATCGTCGAACTCGACAAGCCGGTCTCCGTCCTGCGGATCGGCGAGAAGGACGGCGGCGTCCACCGCGTGCACGGTCGCCCCTTCGTCCGCGAGCGCGCCGCCGACCGCACCTGGCGGGTCGGCAACGGCGGCTTCTGGCAGGTCCACCCGAAGGCCGCCGACCTCCTCGTCGAGGCCGTCATGCAGGGCCTGATGCCCAAGAAGGGCGATATGGCCCTCGACCTCTACTGTGGCGTCGGCCTCTTCGCGGGCGCCCTCGCCGAACGCGTCGGCGACAAGGGCGCGGTCCTCGGCATCGAGTCCGGCAAGCGCGCAGTCGAGGACGCCCGCCACAACCTCCAGGACCTCGACCGGGTACGCATCGAACACGGCAAGGTCGAGGCGATCCTCCCCCGCACCGGCATCACCGACGTCGACCTCGTCGTCCTCGACCCGCCCCGCGCCGGCGCCGGCAAAAAGACCGTCACCCACCTCGCCTCCCTCACCCCGCGCCGCATCGCCTACGTCGCCTGCGACCCGGCAGCCCTCGCCCGCGACCTCAAGTACTTCGCGGAGGCGGGGTACGCCCCGCGGCGGATGCGGGCGTTTGATCTGTTTCCGATGACGCATCACGTGGAGTGCGTCGTGGTGCTGGAGAAGGCGGCCAAGGGCGCCTGA
- a CDS encoding MFS transporter yields MNDPEFSQDGAVVRSPLSRAIVLLLAVTCGAAVANIYYAQPLLPVISKALGVSEGAGGLIVTSSQIGYALSLALLVPLGDVLERRRLVSGLLALSAVALLGAAASPSLGALYASVALVGGTSAVAQIVVPMAASLAGDHERGAVVGTVMSGLLIGIMLARTVAGVLAEFGDWRLVFVFAAGVMVVLAITLRLVLPLVPPAAKTPYPRLLHSVVTLVRTESLLRRRMALAAVGMGGFTVLWTASSFLLAGPTYGYGPAIIGLFGLVGVVGAAAASVAGRLADRGHARQVTTGGLIVLTGSWGVLALAGRGGPLGLSALMVGIVALNLAQQALLISHQSVLYRRIPHARSRVTTALMVSAFAGSTVTSALTAALYPLVGWAGVSALGAVIALIGLAIWSLELLRPSPAEPLADPSADENVHAARTSGAHADRTYAHAEETARA; encoded by the coding sequence ATGAACGATCCAGAATTCAGCCAAGACGGGGCCGTCGTCCGCTCCCCGCTGAGCCGCGCGATAGTGCTGTTGCTGGCGGTGACGTGCGGCGCGGCGGTCGCGAACATCTATTACGCGCAGCCGTTGCTGCCCGTTATCTCCAAGGCGCTGGGTGTCTCCGAGGGGGCCGGAGGCCTGATCGTCACCTCCTCGCAGATCGGCTACGCGCTCTCGCTGGCGCTGCTGGTCCCTCTGGGTGATGTGCTGGAACGGCGCCGGCTGGTGAGCGGGCTGCTCGCCCTGAGCGCTGTCGCTCTCCTCGGTGCGGCGGCCTCCCCCTCGCTGGGTGCGCTGTACGCCTCGGTCGCGCTTGTCGGGGGGACCTCCGCCGTGGCGCAGATCGTCGTGCCGATGGCCGCCTCTTTGGCCGGCGATCATGAACGCGGCGCGGTGGTGGGCACGGTCATGAGCGGCCTGCTCATCGGCATCATGCTCGCGCGGACGGTTGCCGGGGTGCTGGCCGAATTCGGGGACTGGCGGCTGGTGTTCGTCTTCGCGGCGGGCGTCATGGTGGTGCTGGCGATCACCCTGCGCCTGGTGCTGCCTCTCGTACCGCCGGCCGCGAAGACGCCCTATCCCCGGCTGCTGCACTCGGTGGTGACTCTGGTGCGCACCGAGTCGCTGCTGCGCAGGCGCATGGCTCTGGCCGCGGTCGGCATGGGCGGCTTCACGGTCCTGTGGACCGCCTCATCGTTCCTGCTGGCCGGCCCCACCTACGGGTACGGTCCGGCGATCATCGGCCTGTTCGGTCTGGTCGGGGTCGTCGGGGCCGCCGCCGCGTCGGTGGCCGGCCGGCTGGCGGACCGCGGTCACGCCCGCCAGGTGACGACCGGCGGACTGATCGTACTGACGGGCAGCTGGGGCGTGCTTGCCCTCGCCGGCCGCGGAGGCCCGCTCGGTCTGAGCGCGCTGATGGTCGGCATCGTGGCGCTCAACCTGGCACAGCAGGCACTGCTGATCAGCCACCAGAGCGTCCTGTACCGCCGCATCCCGCACGCGCGCAGCCGGGTCACCACAGCGCTCATGGTCTCCGCCTTCGCCGGCAGCACTGTTACTTCCGCACTGACAGCCGCGCTGTATCCGCTCGTGGGCTGGGCAGGGGTCTCCGCGCTCGGAGCGGTGATCGCGCTGATCGGCCTCGCGATCTGGTCCCTGGAACTGCTCCGCCCGAGCCCCGCGGAACCGCTCGCCGATCCGTCGGCGGACGAAAACGTCCACGCGGCCCGTACCTCTGGCGCACACGCGGACCGCACCTACGCACACGCCGAGGAGACCGCTCGTGCCTGA
- a CDS encoding MBL fold metallo-hydrolase has translation MTTSGQTTTAHPQHEPTDDSGGRLPNLWTRTLGDLTLTYVPDAGVHMIPTRVYPTSADKDWTDHGPHMTDAGHLAMGCGALLVERRGKRLLLDAGHGRISGEDPEHFQHGFDHVQNLPDHLKGLGVDPATLETVAFTHLHDDHTGWARPDAVDDPRSLFPHARWVVGEGELQGLNPASGPRLAGQSERTTAVADGTEIAEGVRAWALPGHTTGHTAWILDTGDGRRIVAFGDALHSPVQIQHPDWEVVLDHHRAQAEHSRRRLVEFLAQGDVFGFGVHFADQQLGTVDDTGHWRPWQDETDNR, from the coding sequence ATGACCACCAGCGGGCAGACCACCACCGCCCACCCGCAGCACGAGCCCACCGACGATTCCGGGGGCCGCCTGCCGAATCTGTGGACGCGGACCCTGGGTGACCTCACCCTCACCTATGTCCCCGACGCCGGCGTCCACATGATCCCCACCCGGGTCTATCCCACCTCCGCCGACAAGGACTGGACGGACCACGGTCCCCACATGACGGACGCGGGCCACCTGGCCATGGGATGCGGCGCGCTGCTCGTCGAGCGTCGCGGGAAGCGCCTGCTCCTGGACGCCGGCCACGGCCGGATCTCGGGCGAGGACCCCGAACACTTCCAACACGGCTTCGACCACGTACAGAACCTGCCCGATCATCTGAAAGGCCTGGGCGTCGACCCGGCCACTCTGGAGACGGTCGCCTTCACCCACCTGCACGACGACCACACGGGATGGGCCCGGCCGGACGCCGTCGACGACCCGCGCAGCCTGTTCCCCCACGCGCGCTGGGTCGTCGGGGAAGGAGAACTGCAGGGCCTGAACCCCGCCTCCGGCCCACGGCTCGCCGGACAAAGCGAACGGACCACAGCTGTCGCCGACGGAACAGAGATCGCCGAGGGAGTACGCGCCTGGGCGCTGCCCGGGCACACCACCGGGCACACGGCCTGGATCCTCGACACCGGTGACGGCCGCCGGATCGTGGCCTTCGGCGACGCCCTGCACTCACCCGTCCAGATCCAGCATCCCGACTGGGAAGTCGTCCTCGACCACCACCGTGCCCAGGCCGAGCACTCACGTCGCCGGCTCGTGGAATTCCTGGCCCAGGGCGACGTCTTCGGCTTCGGCGTGCACTTCGCCGACCAGCAACTCGGCACCGTCGACGACACCGGCCACTGGCGCCCTTGGCAGGACGAGACAGACAACCGGTAG
- a CDS encoding CPBP family intramembrane glutamic endopeptidase, with the protein MPGIAAVVVRRWITKEGFADAGLKLRLKTAWRYYVAAWLGPPLIAAATLALAAALGLWAPDLSGPGGLPGTNELATVLGLMMASVLLAPLYSGEEFGWTSYLRPRLFGGHTMPSTIATGLIWAVWHFPLAFIGYVEFTNLEIGLAVWILSFQLQEIILMWLYQRSGSVWVASLGHAGNNLVLFLILGETLDKRAGLGTVTPMLLSLAPMAVICLWLVGTRRLPRKRQPPGPPLTRPVARTN; encoded by the coding sequence ATGCCCGGCATCGCCGCAGTGGTGGTCCGCCGCTGGATCACGAAAGAAGGCTTTGCCGACGCCGGCCTGAAACTCCGCCTCAAGACGGCCTGGCGCTACTACGTCGCGGCCTGGCTGGGCCCGCCGCTCATCGCCGCGGCCACCCTCGCACTCGCTGCGGCGCTCGGCCTGTGGGCCCCGGACCTGTCCGGCCCGGGCGGCTTACCCGGAACGAATGAGCTGGCGACCGTCCTGGGCCTCATGATGGCGTCCGTGCTCCTCGCCCCCCTCTATTCAGGCGAGGAATTCGGCTGGACCAGCTACCTCAGGCCGCGCCTTTTCGGCGGCCATACGATGCCATCCACCATCGCCACCGGGCTGATATGGGCAGTGTGGCACTTTCCGCTGGCCTTCATCGGCTACGTCGAGTTCACAAACCTGGAGATCGGCCTGGCGGTGTGGATCCTGTCCTTCCAGCTCCAGGAGATCATTCTCATGTGGCTGTACCAGCGCAGCGGCAGCGTCTGGGTCGCGAGTCTGGGCCACGCCGGAAACAACCTGGTCCTCTTCCTCATCCTCGGCGAAACCCTGGACAAGAGGGCAGGCCTGGGCACAGTCACCCCCATGCTGCTGTCCCTGGCCCCCATGGCCGTCATCTGCCTATGGCTCGTCGGCACCCGAAGACTGCCCCGCAAACGCCAGCCCCCGGGCCCGCCGCTCACACGGCCCGTCGCCCGAACGAACTGA
- a CDS encoding TetR/AcrR family transcriptional regulator: protein MPPAGRPRAFDMEAVLEAAMLLFWEQGYEATSLAQLRAATELSSASLYGAFGSKEGLFKQVVEHYMKGPGGTIDITEDETVSPREAVAGLLHRSIDMQADSSHPTGCLIALSGTMRAPGEEHAAVRATVAARREADRVRIRAYVERGIAAGELDADADVDGVTAMIHSFLLGLSTQLRDGVAATTLHTAVGVLLLNWRRA, encoded by the coding sequence ATGCCACCAGCCGGCCGTCCCCGCGCCTTCGATATGGAGGCCGTACTAGAGGCCGCGATGCTGCTGTTCTGGGAGCAGGGTTACGAAGCGACCTCGCTGGCACAGCTGCGAGCCGCCACCGAGCTGTCCTCCGCGAGCCTGTACGGCGCCTTCGGCTCGAAAGAAGGGCTGTTCAAGCAGGTCGTCGAGCACTACATGAAGGGGCCGGGCGGCACGATCGACATCACCGAGGACGAAACGGTCAGCCCGCGAGAGGCCGTGGCCGGCCTGCTGCACCGCTCGATCGACATGCAGGCCGACTCGTCCCACCCCACCGGCTGTCTCATCGCCCTGTCCGGCACGATGCGGGCACCAGGAGAGGAGCACGCCGCAGTGCGCGCGACCGTGGCGGCACGGCGTGAAGCCGACCGGGTGCGCATCAGGGCCTACGTGGAGCGAGGCATCGCCGCGGGCGAACTCGATGCCGACGCCGACGTCGACGGGGTGACCGCCATGATTCACAGCTTTCTCCTCGGCCTCTCCACGCAGCTGCGCGACGGGGTGGCCGCAACGACTCTGCACACGGCGGTCGGCGTCCTGCTGCTCAACTGGCGCCGCGCATAG
- a CDS encoding histidine kinase produces the protein MHKLIRPLSCGTGFRDWVYAALGAALGLPPLTAALLFAPPRWPAGLRVLGFVCAFAVVTVAMGAPLSARRASVRLANGLLGAVLPAPVDTTGPRWGNRLRTVVWLVPHMVLGGVVTAVSCLAVFGAVAFPSVWLGGAERMTVFGLSLWIGEGWRGTWALLPAVGCLALAAGVTRGGAVLLRRLASVLLGHGPGERLAAAEERMNLLAQRNRLAQELHDSIGHTLTASTIQAAVAVELMESDPAGARRALNSIEETSRAAMDDLDHVLGMLREERPSTVPRPTLADLGPLVERVRGAGAELAVEVQGDLARVPATVSREAYRVVQEGLTNALRHGGTAGIRLLTTVRGGWLELELTNPVGTGIPVRQRPGGQGVRGIEDRVRLLRGTTHAGVVESGCSDCSGRGGCSGCCDGGDGCDGRGCRSCGCAGGGQGGGGGRAAGEARWRLLVRIPLRSVS, from the coding sequence GTGCATAAATTAATTCGCCCGCTTTCGTGCGGGACGGGGTTCCGGGACTGGGTGTATGCGGCGCTCGGCGCGGCCTTGGGCCTGCCGCCGCTCACGGCAGCGCTGCTGTTCGCGCCGCCGAGGTGGCCGGCGGGGCTCCGTGTGCTGGGCTTCGTGTGTGCGTTCGCCGTGGTGACCGTGGCCATGGGCGCTCCTCTATCGGCCAGGCGCGCGAGTGTGCGGCTGGCCAACGGGCTGCTGGGGGCCGTTCTGCCCGCGCCGGTGGACACGACGGGGCCGCGCTGGGGCAACCGGCTGCGCACCGTGGTGTGGCTGGTGCCGCACATGGTGCTTGGTGGGGTGGTGACGGCGGTCTCGTGCCTGGCCGTGTTCGGAGCCGTTGCGTTTCCCTCGGTCTGGCTGGGCGGTGCGGAGCGCATGACCGTCTTCGGGCTGTCCCTGTGGATCGGGGAGGGCTGGCGGGGGACGTGGGCGCTGCTGCCGGCCGTGGGATGTCTGGCGCTTGCGGCCGGGGTCACACGCGGCGGTGCGGTGCTGCTTCGACGGCTCGCGTCGGTGCTCCTCGGCCACGGGCCCGGCGAGCGGCTGGCCGCCGCCGAGGAGCGGATGAACCTGTTGGCGCAACGGAACCGGCTGGCACAGGAGTTGCACGATTCGATCGGCCACACGCTGACGGCGTCCACGATCCAGGCCGCGGTGGCGGTGGAGCTGATGGAGAGTGACCCGGCGGGGGCCAGGCGCGCCCTGAACAGCATTGAGGAGACATCGCGGGCCGCCATGGACGATCTCGATCATGTGCTGGGGATGCTGCGGGAGGAACGGCCGTCCACCGTGCCCCGGCCGACCCTCGCGGACCTCGGTCCACTGGTGGAGCGAGTCCGTGGAGCCGGCGCGGAATTGGCAGTGGAGGTTCAAGGCGACCTGGCCCGGGTGCCGGCCACGGTGTCGCGGGAGGCGTACCGGGTCGTCCAGGAGGGGCTGACCAATGCCCTGCGGCACGGGGGCACAGCTGGGATCCGGCTGCTGACGACGGTGCGGGGCGGGTGGCTGGAGTTGGAGCTGACCAATCCGGTGGGTACGGGGATACCTGTCCGGCAGCGGCCCGGGGGCCAGGGGGTGCGTGGGATCGAGGACCGGGTGCGGCTGCTGCGGGGGACTACGCACGCCGGGGTCGTGGAGAGTGGTTGCAGCGACTGCAGCGGTCGCGGTGGTTGTAGCGGCTGTTGCGACGGTGGGGACGGCTGCGATGGCAGGGGCTGCAGGAGCTGTGGGTGTGCTGGGGGCGGCCAGGGCGGCGGGGGTGGTCGGGCCGCGGGGGAGGCACGGTGGCGGCTCCTGGTCCGGATACCGCTACGGTCGGTGTCATGA
- a CDS encoding DUF2075 domain-containing protein, producing the protein MLFRASAKTVAVKALDGSLFPFPTDQFVRMHGYRPTTSEVRSWERSIPLLAAALNDAGLGDVEVMLEYALPLNSKRADVVLAGVHPVTGEPSYVVVELKQWSQAVPDEDDPVLCRIDAYAHPVLNPIEQVRRYCEYLVNFNGAVAEHPGRVSGVAFLHNATDAGVSGLRAIELDDRGQMFTGDRRGEFLDHLRARLSNKHPGARAADALQAGKTVPSKQLMAVAAQEVREREQFVLLDEQQVAYRCVLNAVRKAKRPGRKEIVVVTGGPGTGKSVIALSLLGELYRQGVPALHATGSQSFTKTMRKVAGTRKREVQELFKYFNSFMTTEENSLDVLICDEAHRIRETSANRYTPAAHRAGRRQIDELIDVARVPVFLLDEHQVVRPGEMGTLDEIKAAAAGKGLDCRVVPLESQFRCGGSDAYLRWVVRLLGLEPGGPVPWEPDGRMRLLVADSPQEMETFLDARRARNDSARMSAGYCWRWSPEPRPGAPLPADVVIGDWARPWNLRGDRSVSGAPPSALWATDPAGFGQVGCVYTAQGFEYDWSGVIIGPDLVWRGGRWVTDRTASRDPVFKKSTPEADVDRLIRNAYKVLLTRGMVGTIVYSTDPETREKLRELVGGCPEREPTLG; encoded by the coding sequence TTGCTGTTCCGTGCGTCCGCGAAAACGGTCGCCGTCAAGGCACTCGACGGTTCGCTGTTCCCGTTCCCCACCGACCAGTTCGTCCGCATGCACGGCTACCGGCCCACCACCTCGGAGGTGCGTTCCTGGGAGCGCAGCATCCCCCTTCTGGCCGCCGCGCTCAACGACGCGGGCCTGGGGGACGTGGAGGTCATGCTGGAGTACGCGCTCCCGCTGAACAGCAAACGCGCCGACGTCGTGCTCGCCGGAGTGCATCCGGTGACGGGGGAGCCGTCGTACGTCGTGGTGGAGCTCAAGCAGTGGAGCCAGGCCGTACCTGACGAGGACGACCCGGTTCTGTGCCGTATCGACGCGTATGCACATCCGGTCCTCAACCCCATAGAGCAGGTGCGGCGCTACTGCGAGTACCTCGTGAACTTCAATGGCGCGGTGGCTGAGCATCCCGGCCGGGTCAGCGGAGTGGCGTTCCTCCACAATGCCACCGATGCCGGCGTCAGCGGCCTGCGCGCGATTGAGCTCGACGACCGTGGTCAGATGTTCACCGGCGATCGGCGTGGAGAGTTCCTCGATCACCTCCGCGCCAGGCTCAGCAACAAGCACCCCGGCGCCCGCGCCGCCGACGCGCTGCAGGCGGGTAAGACCGTCCCCTCGAAACAATTGATGGCAGTCGCGGCCCAAGAGGTACGAGAACGCGAGCAGTTCGTCCTTCTCGACGAACAACAGGTCGCGTACCGATGCGTGCTCAACGCAGTGCGCAAGGCGAAGCGGCCCGGCCGCAAGGAGATCGTGGTGGTCACCGGCGGGCCCGGCACCGGCAAGAGCGTCATCGCGCTTTCCCTGCTCGGCGAGCTGTACCGGCAGGGTGTTCCGGCCCTGCACGCCACCGGCTCCCAGTCGTTCACCAAGACGATGCGGAAGGTCGCGGGTACCCGCAAGCGAGAGGTGCAGGAGCTGTTCAAGTACTTCAACAGCTTCATGACCACAGAGGAGAACAGCCTCGATGTCCTGATCTGCGACGAGGCCCACCGCATCCGTGAGACCTCCGCCAACCGCTACACACCCGCGGCACACCGCGCCGGCAGGCGGCAGATCGACGAACTCATCGACGTCGCCCGTGTGCCCGTCTTCCTTCTGGACGAGCACCAGGTGGTGCGGCCGGGCGAGATGGGCACCTTGGATGAAATCAAGGCGGCTGCGGCAGGCAAGGGCTTGGACTGCCGTGTCGTGCCGCTGGAGAGCCAGTTCCGGTGCGGCGGCAGCGATGCCTATCTGCGCTGGGTGGTACGGCTGCTCGGCCTGGAGCCCGGCGGCCCGGTGCCGTGGGAGCCGGACGGTCGCATGCGGCTGCTGGTCGCCGACAGTCCGCAGGAGATGGAAACGTTTCTGGACGCCCGGCGGGCCCGGAATGACAGCGCCCGTATGTCAGCCGGCTACTGCTGGCGTTGGTCCCCGGAGCCCAGGCCCGGCGCACCACTCCCGGCCGACGTCGTCATCGGAGACTGGGCCCGCCCCTGGAACCTGCGAGGCGACCGCTCCGTATCCGGCGCGCCCCCGTCCGCGCTGTGGGCCACCGATCCTGCGGGCTTCGGCCAGGTCGGCTGCGTCTACACCGCTCAGGGCTTCGAGTACGACTGGTCCGGCGTCATCATCGGCCCCGACCTGGTCTGGCGCGGCGGCCGTTGGGTCACGGACCGCACGGCGTCCAGGGACCCGGTCTTCAAGAAGTCCACCCCGGAGGCCGATGTGGACCGACTCATCCGCAATGCCTACAAGGTGCTGCTGACCCGAGGCATGGTCGGCACGATCGTTTACTCAACGGATCCGGAGACCCGGGAGAAGCTGCGGGAACTGGTGGGTGGCTGCCCGGAGCGGGAACCCACCCTGGGCTGA
- a CDS encoding DUF6408 family protein: MNPVEYKPARRHRVREILVDVAVSVIANFVVAALTAAAGLVF; this comes from the coding sequence ATGAACCCCGTTGAGTACAAGCCTGCACGTCGTCACCGGGTTCGCGAGATCCTGGTCGACGTCGCCGTCAGTGTCATCGCCAATTTCGTGGTGGCGGCCCTGACCGCGGCAGCGGGCCTGGTCTTCTGA
- a CDS encoding NAD(P)-dependent oxidoreductase gives MDVVAWSTHLGPGHAKALGVTPVSKRELLTTSDVVTLHVRLSPRTVGLIGTRELALMRPDALLINTSRAPVVDEEALPAALHTGTLGGAALDVHFTEPLPTDSPWRDAPRTVLTPRLGYVTADAYEIFYRDALGDILAYAAGEPVRLLTP, from the coding sequence ATGGACGTCGTCGCCTGGAGCACTCACCTCGGTCCCGGGCACGCAAAAGCACTGGGCGTCACCCCCGTCAGCAAACGGGAACTGCTGACCACCTCGGACGTCGTGACGCTCCATGTCCGGCTCTCCCCTCGCACCGTCGGCCTCATCGGTACCCGCGAACTCGCCCTCATGCGGCCGGACGCGCTACTGATCAACACCTCCCGCGCACCCGTCGTCGACGAGGAGGCCCTGCCGGCCGCGCTGCACACCGGAACGTTGGGCGGAGCCGCCCTGGACGTCCACTTCACCGAGCCGCTGCCCACCGATTCGCCGTGGCGCGACGCTCCGCGAACCGTCCTCACCCCACGCCTGGGCTACGTCACCGCCGACGCCTACGAGATCTTCTACCGCGACGCACTCGGCGACATCCTCGCCTACGCCGCCGGCGAACCGGTCCGCCTCCTCACGCCATGA
- a CDS encoding DUF2075 domain-containing protein — protein MSLANDLVAAGRGKVEMIVECAATLDEAERPGDPRLIDVVLVGRHPQERRLSVQLVELKRWSMVTRVEQATADLVHVPGMGRKKHPAVQLREYYEAFTSSSGPLNGLDFECGGFAYLHNATEATVPALIDVDAPTGAYAQVYTSDRREELLADLRRNFADEGGASAAELLLRSMGLRNTPLLDAMIRSRGDDTVFTLRGRQKTVADQILGTACQALPDPQRPALVPDERRVVFLVTGGAGTGKSAIGLQIKAELEAQGRTVKYASGSRAFNGAIQEHVGYGDRQFRESFTYFSSFVTPPDPPLDVLICDEAHRLRDRSTNRFWKPEQQGTQPQVDELLDASRLTVFFLDEGQSVRPNEVGTVGLIEDAAERHDARLVRYGLQEQFRCGGSDAYIRWVRAVLGVTDGVPEQWTPDGLMHIETADTPEELERIIRAEALAGASARMVAGYCWPWTKPLGKEKRLEADVRIGDWHRAWNADSDTFCQNDAPPSKIWSVHENGLDQIGCVYTAQGLEWDWCGVIMGEDMVRRDDRWVFRRGKERKGLEPGVKRVAVPGSFDPKVRAGSVDDDEFARLVRHAYHVLMTRASRATVLYSTDEETRAYLKELVGELQLHGLRPTWENLPHEARIPHLPRPRRGKRPRKNRSKPGAQGPDLRLF, from the coding sequence GTGAGCCTCGCCAATGACCTGGTCGCCGCTGGTCGCGGGAAGGTGGAGATGATCGTCGAGTGCGCTGCCACGCTCGACGAGGCCGAACGACCGGGTGACCCCCGACTCATCGACGTCGTTCTCGTCGGCCGGCATCCGCAGGAGCGCCGACTGTCCGTGCAACTGGTCGAGTTGAAGCGTTGGTCGATGGTGACCAGGGTGGAACAGGCCACCGCGGATCTGGTGCACGTACCGGGGATGGGCAGAAAGAAGCACCCTGCCGTTCAATTGCGCGAGTATTACGAGGCTTTCACGAGCAGTAGTGGGCCGCTGAACGGGCTCGACTTCGAATGCGGCGGATTCGCTTACCTGCACAACGCCACCGAGGCGACCGTGCCGGCACTGATCGACGTGGATGCGCCGACCGGCGCCTACGCACAGGTGTACACAAGCGACCGGCGCGAAGAGCTGCTGGCCGACCTCCGGAGGAACTTCGCTGATGAAGGTGGCGCTTCCGCGGCCGAGCTACTCCTGCGGAGCATGGGCTTGCGCAACACACCCCTGCTCGACGCCATGATTCGGTCCCGTGGAGACGACACCGTCTTCACGCTGCGCGGTCGGCAGAAGACGGTCGCTGACCAGATCCTGGGCACCGCTTGCCAGGCCCTTCCGGACCCTCAGCGTCCTGCCCTCGTCCCGGACGAGCGACGTGTGGTCTTCTTGGTGACCGGTGGCGCAGGCACCGGCAAGAGTGCCATCGGCCTCCAGATCAAAGCGGAGTTGGAGGCCCAGGGCCGGACGGTCAAGTACGCCAGCGGTAGCAGGGCCTTCAACGGCGCGATCCAGGAGCACGTCGGCTACGGTGACCGGCAGTTCAGGGAGAGCTTCACCTACTTCAGCAGCTTTGTCACCCCGCCGGACCCACCGCTGGACGTGCTGATCTGCGATGAAGCGCACCGCCTGCGGGACCGGTCGACCAACCGTTTCTGGAAGCCCGAACAGCAGGGCACACAACCACAGGTGGACGAGCTTCTCGACGCGTCCCGCCTGACGGTGTTCTTCCTGGACGAGGGCCAGTCCGTGCGGCCGAACGAGGTGGGCACCGTCGGTCTGATCGAGGATGCGGCGGAGCGGCACGACGCCCGACTCGTGCGCTACGGCCTCCAGGAGCAGTTCCGGTGCGGCGGCAGCGATGCCTATATCCGCTGGGTGCGTGCCGTCCTCGGGGTGACGGATGGTGTGCCGGAGCAGTGGACACCGGACGGTCTGATGCACATCGAGACGGCGGATACCCCGGAGGAGCTCGAACGCATCATTCGCGCCGAAGCGCTGGCCGGTGCCTCGGCACGCATGGTTGCGGGCTACTGCTGGCCCTGGACGAAGCCGCTCGGCAAGGAGAAACGGTTGGAGGCCGACGTCCGCATCGGTGACTGGCACAGGGCATGGAACGCGGACAGCGACACGTTCTGCCAGAACGACGCACCACCGTCGAAGATCTGGTCCGTGCACGAGAACGGCCTCGACCAGATCGGCTGCGTCTACACGGCACAGGGTCTCGAGTGGGACTGGTGCGGCGTGATCATGGGGGAGGACATGGTGCGCCGTGACGACCGATGGGTGTTCCGCCGGGGCAAGGAGCGCAAGGGCCTGGAACCGGGCGTCAAGCGCGTTGCCGTACCCGGCTCGTTCGACCCGAAGGTGAGAGCCGGCAGTGTCGATGACGACGAGTTCGCCCGGCTCGTCCGCCATGCCTACCACGTGCTGATGACCCGGGCCAGCCGTGCGACCGTGCTCTACTCCACGGATGAGGAGACACGGGCCTACCTGAAGGAACTCGTCGGTGAGCTCCAGCTCCACGGGTTGCGTCCCACCTGGGAGAACCTGCCGCACGAGGCACGCATACCGCACCTGCCCCGGCCCCGGAGGGGAAAGCGACCCCGCAAGAATCGGAGCAAGCCGGGTGCACAGGGGCCGGATCTGCGACTGTTCTGA